One window from the genome of Eucalyptus grandis isolate ANBG69807.140 chromosome 7, ASM1654582v1, whole genome shotgun sequence encodes:
- the LOC104454349 gene encoding uncharacterized protein LOC104454349: MAGGTSIQVTALDGVVNVNSLFTFAVFVGLAWNPWDPNNTLNRDPRCAPSSAVKRDLVTYHVYSFSSFLFSSLVAFGLKQAIRITGSPSYHPAETIARINRNLLRVGMLASGVGSVAGCLCLMLALVNLVQIKLGTLACGSTHSFAAVVPLLIFVPLGLFVYVSIVLYAFTR, from the exons ATGGCCGGCGGCACGAGCATCCAGGTGACGGCGCTCGACGGCGTGGTGAACGTGAACTCCCTCTTCACGTTCGCCGTCTTCGTCGGGCTCGCCTGGAACCCGTGGGACCCGAACAACACCCTCAACCGGGACCCGCGGTGCGCCCCCAGCTCCGCCGTCAAGCGCGACCTCGTCACCTACCACGTCTACTCCTTCAgctccttcctcttctccagCTTGGTCGCTTTCGGCCTCAAGCAG GCTATCCGGATCACGGGGTCTCCGAGCTACCACCCTGCGGAAACGATCGCTCGGATCAATCGAAATTTGCTGCGGGTCGGGATGTTGGCGTCCGGAGTCGGGTCGGTCGCCGGATGCTTGTGCCTGATGCTGGCCCTGGTCAATTTAGTTCAGATCAAGCTCGGGACTCTAGCTTGCGGGAGCACGCACAGCTTTGCAGCCGTCGTGCCGCTCCTGATTTTCGTCCCCCTGGGGCTTTTCGTATATGTATCGATTGTCTTGTATGCTTTTACT
- the LOC104454350 gene encoding rop guanine nucleotide exchange factor 5 isoform X1, whose translation MRNYFGQLWRLERLPSEKKTMWKREMEWLLCVADHIVELIPSCQTFPDGSKLEVMTCRPRADIFINLPALRKLDNMLIEILDSFTDTEFWYVDQGIVASDAEGSASFRRTIQRQEEKWWLPVPRVPAGGLSENSRKHLTHTRECTSQILKAAMAINSMTLAEMEVPDSYLESLPKHGRTSLGDVIHRYITSDQFSAECLLDCLDLSSEHVALEIANRVEASMYVWRRRSHPRPPTHPNRSTTKTSWEMVKDLMLDGDKRELLAEKAERLLLCLKQRFPCLAQTALDTSKIQFNKDLGKSIIESYSRVLESLAFNIVARIDDVLYVDDLTRHADELSPISGVNVIAQKKKLSMPYSVHLSSTPYKSAFNTPSFSPAPLISPIRGERTPFIGNNHNNGKPPRRGFGVKRVLTNYLSGDTKPKLSGNGADASCPVLSTSSTDLECKKG comes from the exons ATGCG GAACTATTTTGGGCAACTTTGGAGATTAGAACGCTTGCCTTCTGAAAAGAAAACGATGTGGAAAAGAGAGATGGAGTGGCTTCTTTGCGTCGCGGACCACATCGTCGAATTGATACCCTCTTGTCAAACATTTCCTGATGGTAGCAAGCTTGAG GTCATGACCTGCAGGCCCAGAGCGGATATCTTTATCAATCTTCCAGCTCTTCGTAAACTGGACAACATGCTTATT GAAATATTAGATAGTTTCACAGATACAGAATTCTGGTACGTCGATCAAGGCATAGTAGCCTCAGATGCAGAAGGGTCGGCCTCTTTTCGGAGGACTATTCAGCGGCAAGAGGAGAAGTGGTGGCTCCCGGTGCCTCGTGTCCCTGCGGGTGGTCTCagtgaaaattcaagaaagcatTTAACTCACACTCGTGAATGCACAAGCCAAATATTGAAGGCTGCAATGGCCATAAACAGCATGACCTTAGCAGAAATGGAAGTTCCCGACTCATATCTGGAATCTCTTCCGAAG CATGGGAGAACTTCTCTGGGGGACGTCATTCATCGATACATCACTTCCGACCAATTCTCTGCAGAATGCCTGCTCGATTGCCTTGACCTGTCTTCTGAGCACGTTGCGCTAGAAATTGCAAACCGAGTAGAAGCCTCAATGTATGTATGGCGAAGAAGATCTCACCCTAGACCACCAACTCATCCGAACCGATCCACAACGAAGACATCATGGGAGATGGTTAAAGATCTAATGTTAGATGGAGATAAGAGAGAACTGTTGGCAGAAAAAGCTGAAAGACTGCTGCTTTGCTTGAAGCAGCGGTTTCCATGTCTTGCACAAACTGCTTTAGACACCAGCAAGATCCAATTCAATAAG GATCTAGGGAAATCCATTATTGAGAGCTACTCAAGAGTGTTGGAGAGTCTGGCGTTCAACATTGTTGCACGCATAGACGATGTGCTCTATGTAGATGACTTGACCAGACATGCAGACGAATTATCTCCGATCTCAGGCGTTAACGTGATAGCCCAGAAGAAGAAGTTATCCATGCCGTACTCGGTGCATCTCTCGAGCACTCCCTACAAGTCAGCTTTCAACACTCCGAGCTTCTCCCCGGCGCCCCTGATTAGCCCTATAAGGGGAGAGAGGACTCCTTTTATCGGCAACAACCATAACAATGGCAAGCCTCCCCGCCGCGGGTTCGGAGTTAAACGGGTCCTCACGAATTATCTCAGTGGGGACACGAAGCCAAAGCTATCGGGCAATGGAGCCGACGCGTCTTGCCCGGTGCTGAGCACAAGTTCCACAGACCTGGAGTGCAAGAAAGGCTAA
- the LOC104454350 gene encoding rop guanine nucleotide exchange factor 5 isoform X2, whose translation MRSSAKKSESSKKSKNCRDSSGTDSSTDSLSSTRSSSESSSAEEAMKAKEKERERSSPAPPLGWPIGKADLHRNSVSSAKDDEAKKYENDDDSKLKKLGSKPSELDMMKERYAKLLLGEDMSGSGKGVCTALAISNAITNLCRNYFGQLWRLERLPSEKKTMWKREMEWLLCVADHIVELIPSCQTFPDGSKLEVMTCRPRADIFINLPALRKLDNMLIEILDSFTDTEFWYVDQGIVASDAEGSASFRRTIQRQEEKWWLPVPRVPAGGLSENSRKHLTHTRECTSQILKAAMAINSMTLAEMEVPDSYLESLPKHGRTSLGDVIHRYITSDQFSAECLLDCLDLSSEHVALEIANRVEASMYVWRRRSHPRPPTHPNRSTTKTSWEMVKDLMLDGDKRELLAEKAERLLLCLKQRFPCLAQTALDTSKIQFNKDLGKSIIESYSRVLESLAFNIVARIDDVLYVDDLTRHADELSPISGVNVIAQKKKLSMPYSVHLSSTPYKSAFNTPSFSPAPLISPIRGERTPFIGNNHNNGKPPRRGFGVKRVLTNYLSGDTKPKLSGNGADASCPVLSTSSTDLECKKG comes from the exons ATGAGAAGTTCGGCGAAGAAGAGCGAGAGCTCGAAGAAGAGCAAGAACTGTCGGGACTCCTCCGGGACCGACTCGAGCACCGACAGCCTGAGCTCGACCAGATCGAGCTCCGAGAGCTCTTCGGCCGAGGAGGCAATGAAGGcgaaagagaaggagagggagcgCTCGTCGCCTGCTCCGCCGCTGGGTTGGCCCATCGGAAAAGCTGATTTGCACCGGAACTCTGTTTCCTCCGCCAAGGACGATGAAGCCAAAAAGTACGAAAACGACGacgattcgaaattaaagaaattgggTTCAAAGCCTTCAG AGCTCGACATGATGAAGGAGAGATATGCGAAATTGTTGCTTGGTGAGGACATGTCAGGCTCTGGAAAGGGTGTTTGCACTGCTTTGGCCATTTCGAATGCCATCACCAATTTAT GCAGGAACTATTTTGGGCAACTTTGGAGATTAGAACGCTTGCCTTCTGAAAAGAAAACGATGTGGAAAAGAGAGATGGAGTGGCTTCTTTGCGTCGCGGACCACATCGTCGAATTGATACCCTCTTGTCAAACATTTCCTGATGGTAGCAAGCTTGAG GTCATGACCTGCAGGCCCAGAGCGGATATCTTTATCAATCTTCCAGCTCTTCGTAAACTGGACAACATGCTTATT GAAATATTAGATAGTTTCACAGATACAGAATTCTGGTACGTCGATCAAGGCATAGTAGCCTCAGATGCAGAAGGGTCGGCCTCTTTTCGGAGGACTATTCAGCGGCAAGAGGAGAAGTGGTGGCTCCCGGTGCCTCGTGTCCCTGCGGGTGGTCTCagtgaaaattcaagaaagcatTTAACTCACACTCGTGAATGCACAAGCCAAATATTGAAGGCTGCAATGGCCATAAACAGCATGACCTTAGCAGAAATGGAAGTTCCCGACTCATATCTGGAATCTCTTCCGAAG CATGGGAGAACTTCTCTGGGGGACGTCATTCATCGATACATCACTTCCGACCAATTCTCTGCAGAATGCCTGCTCGATTGCCTTGACCTGTCTTCTGAGCACGTTGCGCTAGAAATTGCAAACCGAGTAGAAGCCTCAATGTATGTATGGCGAAGAAGATCTCACCCTAGACCACCAACTCATCCGAACCGATCCACAACGAAGACATCATGGGAGATGGTTAAAGATCTAATGTTAGATGGAGATAAGAGAGAACTGTTGGCAGAAAAAGCTGAAAGACTGCTGCTTTGCTTGAAGCAGCGGTTTCCATGTCTTGCACAAACTGCTTTAGACACCAGCAAGATCCAATTCAATAAG GATCTAGGGAAATCCATTATTGAGAGCTACTCAAGAGTGTTGGAGAGTCTGGCGTTCAACATTGTTGCACGCATAGACGATGTGCTCTATGTAGATGACTTGACCAGACATGCAGACGAATTATCTCCGATCTCAGGCGTTAACGTGATAGCCCAGAAGAAGAAGTTATCCATGCCGTACTCGGTGCATCTCTCGAGCACTCCCTACAAGTCAGCTTTCAACACTCCGAGCTTCTCCCCGGCGCCCCTGATTAGCCCTATAAGGGGAGAGAGGACTCCTTTTATCGGCAACAACCATAACAATGGCAAGCCTCCCCGCCGCGGGTTCGGAGTTAAACGGGTCCTCACGAATTATCTCAGTGGGGACACGAAGCCAAAGCTATCGGGCAATGGAGCCGACGCGTCTTGCCCGGTGCTGAGCACAAGTTCCACAGACCTGGAGTGCAAGAAAGGCTAA
- the LOC120296400 gene encoding uncharacterized protein LOC120296400, with the protein MVPEGLRKLRQKRGGDQRDRERRRRERRKQPVKMEAVVYALSPFQQKIMTGLWEDLPNKIHHNISENWISATVLAPLVGTYTVLIENERELQATSQVMGIRHQSELPKRGKRSTEESLSRLR; encoded by the exons ATGGTTCCAGAGGGACTGCGAAAATTAAGGCAAAAGAGAGGCGGAGATcagagagatcgagagagaagaagaagagaaaggaggaagcAGCCGGTGAAAATGGAGGCGGTGGTGTATGCGCTGTCGCCGTTCCAGCAGAAGATAATGACGGGGCTGTGGGAGGATCTGCCCAACAAGATTCACCACAATATCTCCGAGAACTGGATCAGCGCCACCGTTCTCGCCCCTCTCGTCGGCACCTACAC GGTACTAATTGAAAACGAAAGGGAACTCCAAGCAACTTCGCAAGTAATGGGAATACGGCACCAATCGGAACTtcccaaaagaggaaaaaggtcCACAGAAGAAAGTCTCTCACGGCTAAGGTGA